One Rosa chinensis cultivar Old Blush chromosome 3, RchiOBHm-V2, whole genome shotgun sequence DNA window includes the following coding sequences:
- the LOC112192336 gene encoding aspartic proteinase 36 — translation MRASLAPILALLALLTSPSLLPSAAATTTAAAATFLALHRAFPPTHHRVQLDRLRARDRARHSRLLQNVVVGGVVDFSVAGSSDPYLVGLYFTKVKLGSPPKEYNVQIDTGSDILWITCNSCSNCPQTSGLGIQLNLYDSGSSSTAGQISCSDPICSSAVQTSATECSESNQCSYTFQYGDGSGTSGVYVSDALYFDMILEQSFMANSSAAIVFGCSTYQSGDLTKTDKAVDGIFGFGQGALSVISQLSYRGITPKVFSHCLKGDGNGGGILVLGEILEPSIVYSPLVPSQPHYNLNLQSIAVNGQLLPIDPIAFTTSNSRGTIVDSGTTLTYLVEEAYDPFVSAITSAVSQSATPLISKGNQCYLVSNSLAEVFPPVSLNFAAGASMVLKPEEYLVHTGFIEGAAMWCIGFQKVQGGVTILGDLVLKDKIFVYDLARQRVGWANYDCSLSVNVSVTTSKDEFINAGQLSKSNASRDTLFKLLTTGIMVVLLHVLVGQCQGQGVYHSDVLLICVNGWAPSFLLT, via the exons ATGCGGGCCTCTCTTGCCCCGATCTTGGCCCTCCTCGCCCTCCTAACCTCCCCCTCTCTCCTCCCTtccgccgccgccaccaccaccgccgccgccgccacttTTCTGGCTCTCCACAGAGCCTTCCCGCCGACCCACCACCGCGTCCAACTCGACCGCCTCCGCGCGCGTGACCGAGCCCGCCACAGCCGCCTCCTCCAAAACGTCGTCGTCGGCGGCGTCGTCGACTTCTCAGTCGCCGGCTCCTCCGATCCCTACCTCGTCGG GCTTTATTTTACAAAAGTAAAATTGGGCTCTCCACCAAAAGAGTACAATGTGCAGATCGATACCGGAAGCGACATCTTGTGGATTACCTGCAATTCCTGCAGTAATTGCCCCCAGACTAGCGGACTTGGG ATTCAGCTCAATTTATATGATTCTGGCAGCTCCTCAACTGCGGGGCAGATCTCCTGTTCAGATCCAATATGCAGTTCTGCGGTTCAAACTTCAGCAACAGAGTGCTCTGAGAGTAACCAGTGCAGTTACACTTTCCAATATGGCGATGGAAGTGGGACGTCTGGTGTCTATGTATCAGATGCACTATATTTCGACATGATTCTGGAGCAGTCTTTTATGGCCAACTCTTCAGCTGCCATCGTTTTCGG GTGTAGTACCTATCAGTCTGGGGATTTGACCAAGACAGATAAAGCGGTGGATGGGATATTTGGGTTCGGCCAAGGGGCATTGTCTGTTATATCCCAGTTGTCATATCGAGGGATAACTCCCAAAGTATTTTCCCATTGTTTGAAGGGAGATGGCAATGGTGGGGGTATACTTGTTCTTGGTGAGATTTTGGAGCCAAGTATTGTTTATAGTCCCCTCGTTCCATCACA GCCTCATTATAATTTAAATCTTCAGAGCATTGCTGTCAATGGGCAACTCTTACCAATTGATCCAATAGCCTTCACCACATCAAACAGCCGGGGAACTATTGTTGACTCAGGCACAACTTTGACATACCTTGTGGAGGAAGCTTATGATCCTTTTGTCAGTGCT ATAACATCGGCTGTTTCACAATCTGCAACTCCCCTTATTTCAAAAGGAAACCAGTGTTATCTAGTCTCCAACAG TTTGGCTGAGGTGTTTCCTCCCGTTAGTCTAAACTTCGCAGCTGGTGCATCGATGGTGTTGAAACCAGAAGAGTACCTTGTACATACGGGTTTCATT GAAGGTGCTGCTATGTGGTGCATTGGCTTTCAGAAGGTTCAGGGAGGGGTGACAATTTTAGGAG ATCTTGTtctaaaagataagatatttgtGTATGATTTGGCTCGCCAACGCGTTGGATGGGCCAACTATGATT GCTCATTATCCGTAAATGTCTCAGTAACTACTAGCAAAGACGAATTTATCAATGCAGGACAGCTGAGTAAGAGCAACGCATCAAGAGACACGCTTTTCAAGCTGCTGACAACAGGGATTATGGTTGTCTTGCTGCACGTATTGGT TGGTCAGTGCCAGGGTCAAGGTGTATATCATTCTGATGTGCTTCTGATTTGTGTGAATGGGTGGGCACCATCTTTTCTTCTGACTTGA